From a single Jatrophihabitans sp. genomic region:
- a CDS encoding branched-chain amino acid ABC transporter permease, producing the protein MSTVVLLAVTGLGLGALYFLVASGLSLIYGVMRVLNFAHGAFLSVGGYLGYEAAMHTGAHSRSWPVFALALLVGAVSGAVLALLVELLLIRRLYQREIEQVLVTVGLGLATVALVTGVWGADARPFPSPAWMAQTTSVFGAAIPNLRFVCILAAAAVLLGLRLLLDKTRYGLIIRAGVENRSMVSALGIDVRRTFTAVFTLGGALAGFGGVLTALYNSTVSPTMGDSLLIFAFIVVVIGGLGSVTGSAVAAAGVALLQQFANYYTTSGVGDLTVVAALAVVLLVRPGGFIGRQVRLA; encoded by the coding sequence GTGAGCACCGTGGTCCTGCTGGCGGTCACCGGCCTGGGACTGGGGGCGCTGTACTTCCTGGTCGCCTCCGGGCTGTCGCTGATCTACGGCGTGATGCGCGTGCTCAACTTCGCGCACGGGGCCTTTCTGAGCGTCGGGGGCTATCTCGGCTACGAGGCCGCGATGCACACCGGCGCGCACTCGCGCTCGTGGCCGGTGTTCGCACTGGCGCTGCTGGTCGGCGCGGTGTCGGGGGCGGTTCTGGCGCTGCTGGTCGAGCTGCTGCTGATCAGGCGGCTGTATCAACGTGAGATCGAGCAGGTGCTGGTGACCGTCGGTCTCGGACTGGCGACGGTGGCGCTGGTGACCGGCGTCTGGGGCGCTGACGCCCGGCCGTTCCCCTCACCTGCCTGGATGGCGCAGACCACCTCGGTCTTCGGCGCCGCCATCCCGAACCTGCGCTTCGTCTGCATCCTGGCCGCGGCGGCGGTGTTGCTGGGTCTGCGGTTGCTGCTTGACAAGACCCGGTACGGCTTGATCATCCGAGCCGGCGTCGAGAACCGGTCGATGGTCTCGGCGCTGGGCATCGACGTCCGCCGGACCTTCACGGCGGTGTTCACCCTGGGCGGCGCGCTGGCCGGGTTCGGCGGGGTGCTGACAGCGCTCTACAACAGCACGGTCAGCCCGACCATGGGTGACTCGCTGCTGATCTTCGCCTTCATCGTGGTGGTCATCGGCGGCCTCGGCTCGGTGACCGGCTCGGCGGTCGCGGCGGCCGGAGTGGCTCTGCTGCAGCAGTTCGCCAACTACTACACCACCAGCGGCGTCGGCGACCTCACCGTGGTCGCGGCGCTGGCCGTGGTGCTGCTGGTCCGTCCGGGTGGCTTCATCGGACGGCAGGTGAGGCTGGCGTGA
- a CDS encoding 3-oxoacyl-ACP synthase III, with product MPGNSEFRFRNVGVLAVASIDAPVVVTSAEIDAQLSKTYQRVGLRPGLLQRLAGIQTRRWWAEGTTFADGAAMAGGKAIAESGVSVDDIGLLLNTSVSRAHLEPATAASVHDAIGLPSSCQSLDITNACLGFLNGMQLAAAMIDSGQIEYALIVNGEDARPAHQAALRRLGGQVSTSKDVIAEFATLTLGSGAVAMLLGPADRNPHAHRLVGGATRSSTSHHQLCVGDVELMRTDSKNLLKHGLELCTGLWRDAQPEFGWASGADRYVIHQISQVHTDAISAALGIDPALVPTTFPTHGNIGPASVPFTLAAEMDSLTRGAKVLLMGVGSGLNACCLELEW from the coding sequence ATGCCGGGTAACTCAGAGTTTCGCTTTCGCAACGTGGGCGTGTTGGCCGTAGCGTCGATCGACGCGCCGGTCGTGGTGACCTCGGCCGAGATCGACGCCCAGCTGAGCAAGACCTACCAGCGGGTCGGTCTGCGGCCGGGGCTGCTCCAGCGGCTGGCCGGCATCCAGACCCGCCGCTGGTGGGCCGAAGGAACCACTTTCGCCGACGGCGCGGCGATGGCCGGAGGAAAGGCGATCGCCGAGTCCGGCGTCAGCGTCGATGACATCGGCCTGCTCCTCAACACCTCCGTCAGCAGGGCGCACCTGGAACCGGCCACCGCCGCCTCGGTCCACGACGCGATCGGGTTGCCCAGCTCGTGCCAGAGCCTCGACATCACCAACGCGTGCCTGGGTTTTCTCAATGGCATGCAGCTGGCTGCCGCCATGATCGACTCCGGTCAGATCGAGTACGCGCTGATCGTCAACGGCGAGGACGCCCGGCCGGCGCACCAGGCGGCGCTGCGGCGGCTGGGTGGACAGGTCTCGACATCGAAGGACGTGATCGCCGAGTTCGCCACGCTCACCCTCGGCTCGGGCGCGGTCGCGATGCTGCTGGGCCCGGCCGACCGCAACCCGCACGCCCACCGGCTGGTCGGCGGCGCCACCCGGTCCTCGACCTCACATCACCAGCTCTGCGTCGGTGACGTCGAGCTGATGCGCACGGACAGCAAGAACCTGCTCAAGCACGGGCTCGAGCTGTGCACCGGGCTCTGGCGCGACGCCCAGCCGGAGTTCGGCTGGGCCAGTGGCGCTGACCGCTACGTCATCCACCAGATCTCGCAGGTGCACACCGACGCGATCAGCGCGGCCCTGGGCATCGACCCGGCGCTGGTTCCCACGACGTTTCCGACCCACGGCAACATCGGGCCGGCCTCGGTGCCCTTCACCCTGGCCGCCGAGATGGACTCGCTCACGCGCGGGGCGAAGGTGCTGCTGATGGGGGTCGGCTCGGGCCTGAACGCGTGCTGCCTCGAGCTGGAATGGTGA
- a CDS encoding ABC transporter ATP-binding protein, with protein MSEEHVLRASGLRLSIGGASILDGIDLEVSAGELIGVIGPNGAGKTTLFNVLSGIVTPTAGRVWLHGHDVTSRSVVQRARAGLGRSFQTSNLFPELTALENVRIAAQAALGGSLSLLTRPRSADAATAAARQRLAEVGLADRAGSPVAALAHGEQRKVEIAMLLALDTKVILLDEPMAGVATGDVAGLVELIRLVHREQGRTVLMVEHHIDVVLGLADRVAVLHHGRLLACASPAEVMADPLVQKAYLGRAA; from the coding sequence ATGAGCGAGGAGCACGTGCTGCGTGCCAGCGGGCTGCGGCTGTCCATCGGCGGGGCCAGCATCCTCGACGGCATCGACCTCGAGGTCAGCGCCGGTGAGCTGATCGGCGTGATCGGCCCGAACGGGGCGGGCAAGACCACTCTGTTCAACGTGCTCAGCGGCATCGTGACGCCGACGGCGGGCCGGGTCTGGCTGCACGGCCACGACGTCACGTCCCGGTCCGTTGTCCAGCGGGCCCGCGCCGGCCTGGGGCGCTCGTTCCAGACCTCGAACCTGTTTCCGGAGCTGACGGCGCTGGAGAACGTCCGGATCGCGGCGCAGGCCGCCCTCGGTGGCAGCCTGAGCCTGCTGACCCGGCCGAGGTCGGCGGACGCCGCGACGGCGGCTGCCCGGCAGCGGTTGGCAGAGGTGGGCCTGGCCGACCGGGCAGGCAGCCCGGTGGCGGCTCTGGCGCATGGCGAGCAACGCAAGGTCGAGATAGCGATGCTGCTCGCCCTGGACACCAAGGTCATCCTGCTGGACGAGCCGATGGCCGGGGTGGCCACCGGTGACGTGGCCGGCCTGGTCGAGCTGATCAGGTTGGTGCACCGCGAGCAGGGACGCACCGTCCTGATGGTGGAGCACCACATCGACGTGGTCCTCGGCCTGGCCGACCGGGTCGCGGTGCTGCATCACGGGCGGTTGCTGGCCTGCGCCTCGCCAGCGGAGGTGATGGCCGATCCGCTGGTGCAGAAGGCCTATCTGGGCCGGGCCGCGTGA
- a CDS encoding carbonic anhydrase yields MIEAFTDVLTANQTYVAGYRDPGLQGRAARGLGVVTCMDSRIEPLAMLGLSKGDAKILRNAGARVTDDVLRTLVLAVHLLAVRRVMVVAHTDCRMTTVTDEQVHADILANSGVDTRSLDFGTIADQQAVLAGDVLKIRSSPYLPEDLAVIGCLYDIRTGGLSVVAGDD; encoded by the coding sequence ATGATCGAGGCGTTCACCGATGTGCTCACCGCCAACCAGACCTACGTCGCCGGCTATCGCGACCCAGGCCTGCAAGGACGGGCCGCCCGCGGCCTGGGGGTGGTCACCTGCATGGATTCCCGCATCGAGCCGCTGGCCATGCTCGGCCTGAGCAAGGGCGATGCCAAGATCCTGCGCAACGCGGGGGCGCGGGTCACCGACGACGTCCTGCGCACGCTGGTGCTGGCGGTGCACCTGCTCGCGGTGCGGCGGGTGATGGTCGTCGCGCACACCGACTGCCGGATGACCACGGTCACCGACGAGCAGGTGCATGCCGACATCCTGGCCAACTCCGGCGTGGACACCCGCAGCCTGGATTTCGGCACCATCGCCGACCAGCAGGCCGTGCTGGCCGGTGACGTGCTGAAGATCCGGAGCTCGCCCTACCTGCCCGAAGACCTCGCGGTGATCGGCTGCCTCTACGACATCCGGACCGGCGGGCTGAGCGTGGTGGCCGGCGACGACTGA
- a CDS encoding ABC transporter ATP-binding protein, which produces MALDQRDRPAAEPEAAVLSVVCLDAWIGAQQILHGVSFEVPAGGVTALLGRNGVGKTTTIRALLGLVRRAGVVRLAGERIDTEPTHRIVRRGIGYVPENREVFGSLSVAENLELARRGERGRTGSSHDQLVDELFPDLLARRSQAAGTLSGGQQQMLSLARALLNDNVALLVDEPTKGLAPQVVDEVADALQAAARRVPILLVEQDLSVVSRLADRVVVMAEGRIAHTDDTQRFLADPAAVRALLGVSGSGSAQAGQAP; this is translated from the coding sequence ATGGCCCTGGACCAGCGGGACCGCCCGGCAGCCGAGCCGGAGGCCGCCGTGCTGAGCGTTGTCTGCCTCGACGCCTGGATCGGCGCCCAGCAGATCCTGCACGGCGTCAGCTTCGAGGTCCCCGCCGGCGGTGTGACGGCGCTGCTGGGCCGCAACGGGGTGGGCAAGACCACCACTATTCGCGCGCTGCTCGGACTGGTGCGCCGGGCCGGGGTGGTGCGCCTGGCCGGCGAGCGGATCGACACCGAGCCCACCCACCGCATCGTCCGGCGCGGAATCGGCTACGTGCCGGAAAACCGCGAGGTGTTCGGGAGTCTGAGCGTCGCCGAGAACCTCGAGCTGGCCCGCCGCGGCGAGCGGGGGCGAACCGGCTCCAGCCACGATCAGCTGGTGGACGAGCTGTTTCCGGACCTGCTGGCCCGCCGCTCGCAAGCGGCTGGCACCCTGTCCGGCGGTCAGCAGCAGATGCTGTCCCTGGCGCGAGCGTTGCTCAATGACAACGTGGCGTTGCTGGTCGACGAGCCCACCAAGGGACTGGCCCCGCAGGTCGTCGACGAGGTCGCCGACGCGCTGCAGGCCGCTGCCCGGCGGGTGCCCATCCTGCTGGTCGAGCAGGACCTGTCCGTGGTGTCCCGGCTGGCCGACCGGGTGGTGGTGATGGCCGAGGGCCGGATCGCGCACACCGATGACACCCAGCGCTTCCTCGCTGATCCGGCTGCGGTGCGGGCGCTGCTGGGAGTCAGCGGCAGCGGGTCCGCGCAGGCGGGACAGGCTCCGTGA
- a CDS encoding substrate-binding domain-containing protein has product MKKSPAVAVALLVLAALPGCASEAKQAQSSDAPVKVAVIYSKTGLLSAYGQQYVQGFNAGIEYATKGTSTVAGHKLDIAFVDDTGNPSTAVAAAKQRIGQGYKIIAGTTDSGIANQLAPLAEQNKVLYIDGPAATDKITGSNKFTFRSGRQSYQDVATAGTFVGDPKGKKVLVFAQDTTFGQGNAAAVKQILGGKGAVVSDLLVPASTTDFTPFARQAAQARPDLVFVAWAGATTATMWQALDQQKVLSSTTVVTGLANTASYGAYGPASAKINFLSHYFPDATDNAVNTAMKAAITKAGGTPDLFSPDGFVAAQMIVRAVEKADGDDVAAMIAGLEGWTFEAPKGSQTIRAEDHAMLQPMFRAKLTGSAPSWTPQLVATVAASDTAPVTASG; this is encoded by the coding sequence GTGAAGAAGTCACCCGCCGTCGCCGTGGCCCTGCTGGTGCTGGCCGCCCTGCCAGGTTGCGCGTCCGAGGCCAAGCAAGCGCAGAGCTCGGACGCCCCGGTCAAGGTGGCGGTGATCTACAGCAAGACCGGCCTGCTCTCGGCCTACGGCCAGCAGTACGTGCAGGGCTTCAACGCCGGGATCGAGTACGCCACCAAGGGCACCTCGACGGTGGCCGGGCACAAGCTCGACATCGCCTTCGTCGATGACACCGGCAACCCCTCGACAGCGGTCGCCGCGGCCAAGCAGCGCATCGGGCAGGGTTACAAGATCATCGCCGGCACCACCGACTCCGGCATCGCCAACCAACTGGCGCCGCTGGCCGAGCAGAACAAGGTGCTCTACATCGACGGGCCGGCTGCCACCGACAAGATCACCGGCAGCAACAAGTTCACCTTCCGCTCAGGGCGCCAGAGCTACCAGGACGTGGCGACCGCGGGCACCTTCGTGGGCGACCCCAAGGGCAAGAAGGTGCTGGTGTTCGCCCAGGACACCACCTTCGGGCAGGGCAACGCCGCAGCGGTGAAGCAGATTCTGGGCGGCAAGGGCGCCGTGGTGAGCGACCTGCTGGTGCCGGCCTCGACCACCGACTTCACTCCGTTCGCGCGCCAGGCGGCTCAGGCCAGACCCGACCTGGTCTTCGTGGCGTGGGCCGGGGCCACCACCGCGACGATGTGGCAGGCGCTGGACCAGCAGAAAGTGCTCAGCTCCACCACAGTGGTGACCGGCCTTGCCAACACCGCGTCCTACGGTGCTTACGGACCGGCGTCGGCGAAGATCAACTTCTTGAGCCACTACTTCCCGGACGCGACCGACAACGCGGTCAACACCGCGATGAAGGCCGCGATCACCAAGGCAGGCGGGACGCCGGACCTGTTCTCACCCGACGGCTTCGTCGCGGCCCAGATGATCGTGCGGGCCGTGGAGAAGGCCGACGGCGACGACGTCGCGGCCATGATCGCCGGCCTGGAGGGCTGGACGTTCGAGGCGCCCAAGGGCTCGCAGACCATCCGCGCCGAGGACCACGCCATGCTGCAGCCGATGTTCCGCGCGAAGCTGACCGGTTCGGCCCCGTCCTGGACCCCGCAATTGGTCGCCACCGTCGCCGCCAGCGACACCGCGCCGGTCACCGCCTCCGGATGA
- a CDS encoding YihY/virulence factor BrkB family protein yields the protein MTSKTDRAPDELTDLSDTSWKGVFKRSVKEFKNDNLSDWAAALTYRSVLTLAPGLLVMVSMLGLLGESTTDKLVENISQLTPGGVRSVLQQVLDSVQARESAGLAAVIGLAVAWWSASSYIAAFMRASNAIYEMGEGRPIWKTVPLRLLITLAMAVLGVLAAVIVVFSGPLADRVGNAIGVGDTGLLIWSIVKWPVLIIIVSVMLAVLYYAAPNVKQPGIQWVSPGGVLAVLIWIIASAGFAFYVANFGSYNKTYGSLASVIIFLIWLWITNIAILLGAEFNAELQHARAIEAGQPADQTPFAEPRDTSKLTPDKQKQATGLEVD from the coding sequence ATGACCAGCAAGACCGACCGCGCGCCCGATGAGTTGACCGACCTGAGCGACACCTCCTGGAAGGGCGTGTTCAAGCGCTCGGTCAAGGAGTTCAAGAACGACAACCTCTCCGACTGGGCCGCGGCGCTGACCTACCGCAGCGTCCTGACGCTGGCCCCGGGGCTGCTGGTGATGGTCTCGATGCTCGGCCTGCTCGGCGAGTCCACGACCGACAAGCTCGTGGAGAACATCTCCCAGCTCACACCCGGCGGGGTGCGCTCGGTGCTGCAGCAGGTCCTGGACAGCGTCCAGGCGCGCGAGAGCGCCGGGCTGGCCGCGGTGATCGGCCTGGCGGTCGCCTGGTGGTCAGCTTCGAGCTACATCGCCGCGTTCATGCGGGCCTCGAACGCGATTTATGAGATGGGAGAGGGGCGCCCGATCTGGAAGACGGTCCCGCTCCGGCTGCTGATCACCCTGGCGATGGCTGTGCTGGGCGTGCTGGCCGCGGTGATCGTGGTGTTCAGCGGCCCGCTGGCCGACCGGGTCGGCAACGCGATCGGCGTCGGTGACACCGGCCTGCTGATCTGGAGCATCGTCAAGTGGCCGGTGCTGATCATCATCGTCAGCGTGATGCTGGCAGTGCTCTACTACGCCGCGCCCAACGTCAAGCAGCCCGGGATCCAGTGGGTCAGCCCGGGCGGGGTGCTCGCCGTCCTGATCTGGATCATCGCCTCGGCCGGGTTCGCCTTCTACGTGGCGAACTTCGGGTCCTACAACAAGACCTACGGCTCACTCGCCAGTGTGATCATCTTCCTGATCTGGCTGTGGATCACCAACATCGCGATCCTGCTCGGCGCGGAGTTCAACGCCGAGTTGCAGCACGCGCGCGCCATCGAGGCCGGCCAGCCCGCTGACCAGACGCCCTTCGCCGAGCCGCGCGACACCAGCAAGCTGACCCCCGACAAGCAGAAGCAGGCGACCGGGCTGGAGGTCGACTAG
- a CDS encoding SRPBCC family protein has protein sequence MPGEQKRMTEVHATMRADAARVFAELADGWAYVGWVVGASHIRDVDANWPEVGSKIHHKVGAWPVDVSDFTESLACEPDRRLLLRARGWPLGEATIEITLEERSPALTEVTIREAPSAGPGQWLDNPLLRLVLRLRNRETLRRLADRVEHRAFPLSA, from the coding sequence ATGCCTGGCGAGCAGAAGCGGATGACCGAGGTACACGCGACGATGCGCGCCGACGCCGCGCGCGTCTTCGCCGAGCTGGCCGACGGCTGGGCCTACGTCGGCTGGGTAGTCGGCGCCTCGCACATCAGAGACGTCGACGCCAACTGGCCCGAAGTCGGCAGCAAGATCCATCACAAGGTGGGGGCCTGGCCGGTCGATGTGTCCGACTTCACTGAGTCGCTGGCCTGTGAGCCCGATCGCAGGTTGCTGCTGCGGGCGCGCGGTTGGCCGCTGGGCGAGGCCACCATCGAGATCACGCTTGAGGAGCGCTCACCGGCGCTGACCGAGGTGACCATCAGAGAGGCCCCCAGCGCCGGGCCCGGCCAGTGGCTGGACAACCCGCTGCTCAGGCTCGTGCTGCGGCTGCGCAACCGCGAGACCCTGCGGCGGCTGGCCGACCGGGTGGAGCACCGCGCCTTCCCGCTGTCGGCCTGA